The Oncorhynchus tshawytscha isolate Ot180627B linkage group LG08, Otsh_v2.0, whole genome shotgun sequence genome window below encodes:
- the nenf gene encoding neudesin: protein MNVVEACPNSQTTMVTPVQLFITFVLLVLSLADDNKLKHKPASKPVRLFTDEDLKRHDGSEDGHPIYMAIKGVVFDVTKGKEFYGKDGPYNALVGKDCTRAVAKMSLEPADLTSDTTGLTEEQLQSLESVFEGTYKTKYPIVGYTAIRILNQDGSPNEDFKPEDQPHFNIRDEF from the exons ATGAATGTTGTTGAGGCTTGTCCAAATAGCCAGACAACCATGGTAACACCAGTGCAACTTTTTATCACATTTGTGCTTCTCGTGTTGAGTTTGGCAGACGATAATAAACTAAAACACAAACCAGCCTCAAAACCGGTCCGACTGTTCACAGACGAAGATTTAAAAAGGCACGATGGGAGTGAG GACGGGCATCCCATTTACATGGCCATAAAAGGAGTGGTGTTTGATGTCACCAAGGGGAAAG AGTTCTATGGGAAAGATGGACCATACAATGCCTTGGTTGGAAAGGACTGCACCAGGGCTGTGGCCAAAATGTCCCTTGAGCCAGCTGATCTGACTTCTGACACT acgggccttactgaagagcagcTCCAATCCCTAGAGAGTGTATTTGAGGGCACGTACAAGACAAAGTACCCTATTGTAGGCTACACTGCCATACGCATCCTCAACCAGGATGGAAGCCCCAATGAGGACTTCAAGCCTGAAGACCAACCTCATTTTAACATCAGAGACGAGTTCTAA